In Deltaproteobacteria bacterium, the sequence CACTACACCACCGACGCCAACTGCGAGGGCCTGTCGGTCAACGAGGGCGTCATGGGCTACATCGGCCAGGTCGCGCTGCCCGGCTCGACGCCGTTGCTTCGTTCGTACAACCCCGCCAACGGCGATCACTTCTTCACGACCAGCCAGGCCGAGCACGACAACACCGTCGATGCGCTCGGCTTCGTCGACGAGGGCACCGTCGGCTACGTCTGGTAGCCTGCCGCGGACAGTCAGCGCTGCGGCAGGGTCTCGCCGACCTTCGCGAGCCAGGCATCGACCGCAGCGGCCCGCGCCGGTGCGGGCGGCTTGCCGTTGGCAAAGGCGTCGCGGGCCTTGGCAGCGAGCTCGCGTGCGCGCGCGCGGTCGTCCATCGCGTGCAGGGCCTGGGCGAGCGCGAACTGGGTCTGCGCGAACAGCTGGGGATCGAGGCCGCGGCCGCCGCGAAGCTTGTAGGCGCGCTCGAGTCGCTTGACCGCGTCCTCGGCCTTGCCCTCGCGCAGGTCGAGCTCGCCGAGGCTGGTCAGCGCAAACGCGACGTCGGGGTTGTCCTTGCCGCGGGTGCGCTCCCACAGGGTGAGCGCGCGCTCCTGTTGCTGCCGGGCCTCGTCGAGGCGGCCGGCGGTGGCGAGCGCGTCGCCGAGCTCGCTGAGCGCACGCGCGACCTTGGGATGGTCGCCCCACACGTCGCGCGCGATGGCGTGGGCGCGTCGCAGCGCAGCGATCGCGTCGTCGTGGCGACCGGCAGACTGCTCGAGCGCGGCGCGTTGCTGCAGCAGCGGGATCAGCCCCGCGCTCGATGGACCGAGCGCATCCTCGACGCGGGCGACGGCGTCATCGAGCCGCGCGCGCGCGCGGTCGGGCTCGCCCATGGCGGCAGCGATGCGGGCGTCGAGCGCGAGGTCGAGGGCAGCGTCGGGATGCGCGGGGCCGAACGCCGCGTCGAAGATCTCGCGGGCCTGGCCGAGCTCGGCCTGCGCGTCTGCGATGCGTGCATCGGCGAGCGCGAGGTCGGCGAGCGAACGATGGACGGCGGCGAGCCACCAGGTGTTGGCGGGCTCGCGCTCGAACAGCTCGAGCGCGGTCGCCAGCGACTCGCGGGCGCCCGCACGATCGCCTTCACCGGCGATCACCTGCGCCATGTCGAAGCGTAGCTGCGCCTCCGCACGGCCCGACAGCCGCACCCGCTTGAGCGTGGCCTCGGCGTGGCGCGCCCACGACAGCCCGTCGCTCGGCCGGCGCAACGTCTGGGTCGAGACCGGCACCAACGCGGCCGCGGTCTTGGCCGCGATGACGTCGTGCTTGAGGCCCGACGACATCCAGTGCGCCTCCTCGAGGTTCTTCCAGCCGGCGTCGGCGTCGAACGCCAACGCCTGCGCCTGCCCCAGGCGAAAGCCGGCCTCGGCCACGAGCGGGCGGTAGTTCTCGCCGTCGGGGGTCGCGATGGTCTGCGCGCGCGCGTAGGCGGCCTGGGCCTCGGCGATGGCCTCGCGCGCGAGCCCGGCGCTGGTCAGCGCGCGCACGCGCATGAGCTGCCGACGCGAGGCCGCGACCGCGTCGGCGATCGCGGGCTCCTGTGGCGGCTCGACCTCGGCGTTCAGCGCCTCGGTCTCGGCGCACTGGGCGATGGGCTGCAGCTCCATCGCGGCGAAGCCGGCGTGGGCGACCGCGATCGGATCGCCCTCGGCG encodes:
- a CDS encoding serine/threonine protein kinase yields the protein MISRDASADDSAPPVASDRLDVEADTIIEGQRRAAADGEHGLTPGTRLGRYVVLEEIGQGGMGLVFSAYDPELNRKVALKLLRPNQSERKRARSRLLLEAQALAKLAHPNVITVYDVGTVGERVFVAMELIEGTTLKGWLAEKPRRWDEVLEVFVPAGRGLAAAHAANLVHRDFKPDNVLIGRDGRVRVMDFGLARPVNSEVVDTDDHDDDDEPAAVGNDDDAALYEPLLTQTGSIMGTPAYMAPEQHLGQPTDARSDQFSFCTSLYQALYGERPFDGDDAATLTAQKRSGKVREPPERASVPGWVRRVLLRGLAPTPEARFDNMDALLTELGKDPRVLRRKIATGVGVAAAMIGTVATADHLLRPPQTACVDIAAALPAVWNDARKAELAAGLAKVDRAFVPATASLVSSTLDAYAEAWTQMKTDACEATHLRGEQSTRLLERRDLCLQDRLDELDALAAILAEGDPIAVAHAGFAAMELQPIAQCAETEALNAEVEPPQEPAIADAVAASRRQLMRVRALTSAGLAREAIAEAQAAYARAQTIATPDGENYRPLVAEAGFRLGQAQALAFDADAGWKNLEEAHWMSSGLKHDVIAAKTAAALVPVSTQTLRRPSDGLSWARHAEATLKRVRLSGRAEAQLRFDMAQVIAGEGDRAGARESLATALELFEREPANTWWLAAVHRSLADLALADARIADAQAELGQAREIFDAAFGPAHPDAALDLALDARIAAAMGEPDRARARLDDAVARVEDALGPSSAGLIPLLQQRAALEQSAGRHDDAIAALRRAHAIARDVWGDHPKVARALSELGDALATAGRLDEARQQQERALTLWERTRGKDNPDVAFALTSLGELDLREGKAEDAVKRLERAYKLRGGRGLDPQLFAQTQFALAQALHAMDDRARARELAAKARDAFANGKPPAPARAAAVDAWLAKVGETLPQR